The following coding sequences lie in one Monomorium pharaonis isolate MP-MQ-018 chromosome 1, ASM1337386v2, whole genome shotgun sequence genomic window:
- the LOC118648135 gene encoding uncharacterized protein LOC118648135 isoform X1 translates to MPFKFKPFMSLSTRHKRRRLSALLMEDHSRDFESAKIPAPQPGLSVSGNDIQNDDESITDNNGNTSGTSEEVEYSEGTEGEEEEEEEEEEEEEEVANEQEEREVDRNNAEAQDNMEDENMSDASEHENDNVLQNLDELRTTALQNAFLAANVKHTQGNILLKTLREFPFNIKCLPKDTRTLLQTPNDIAMRNIQQIGGGEYLHLGLKYTLIKKLKSLPEHMLPETIEIDFSTDGAQIHKSGTGQFWPIQYRIYNCVDKRPVIAGIFKGTQKPSDTFQFFEQFVQEIIDIHEEGGVHIRNRRLPLKIRCFIADAPARAFALNHYGHISSSACSKCKVEGHRCEETVFFRGTMVFPGIRHPPRTDEQYRNMVDEDHHKGASPLSPLMGLVTQVPFETMHLLYIGNVKKILHTHLKGKYGKQKLNIRKVEILDSRMADLQAYCPSEFNRRPNKFSMFSHFKATEFRQLLLYTAPAVLQNVLSEEYYEHFMLLHFVMRLLSLQNIPDSTYVWCQEALESYVCLCEELYGEQFLSYNVHGLLHVVDDVARLGPLETYSAFCYENNMPEFRKYIRKPHLALQQFYNRICELNDVLLAPADNKIQICASKIHADGPLLQNMPTRLCRQFRKLKIGNITFSTSLRDNCCILNNANICVIQNIVQIEGRTTFIVKKFRTQIHIYDVGRTSDLARVFQCSNLSIAIEAINLTDVKGKMYRMPKWSSQEGEEELALEHEWICVSLITPLVLP, encoded by the coding sequence ATGCCATTCAAATTTAAGCCATTTATGAGCCTCAGCACGAGGCACAAGAGAAGGCGGTTATCTGCCTTGTTAATGGAAGATCATTCAAGAGACTTTGAATCCGCCAAAATTCCGGCACCACAGCCTGGTCTATCTGTCTCCGGTAACGATATCCAAAACGATGATGAATCTATTACTGATAACAATGGAAATACTTCTGGCACGAGCGAGGAAGTGGAATACAGTGAAGGCACcgaaggagaagaagaagaagaagaagaagaagaagaagaagaagaagaagtagCAAATGaacaagaagaaagagaagtcGATAGAAATAACGCAGAAGCACAAGATAATATGGAAGACGAAAATATGTCGGACGCTTCGGAACatgaaaatgataatgttttacaaaacCTGGACGAGCTGAGGACGACAGCATTACAAAATGCCTTTTTAGCAGCAAATGTGAAACATACCCAAGGCAATATATTACTCAAAACGTTGCGTGAGTTCccttttaacataaaatgtcTACCGAAGGACACGAGGACGTTACTTCAAACGCCTAATGATATTGCTATGAGGAACATTCAACAAATTGGTGGAGGAGAATATCTTCATTTGGGTTTAAAATATACTcttatcaaaaaattgaaaagtctTCCTGAACATATGTTACCGGAAACAATAGAAATCGATTTTAGCACCGATGGTGCTCAAATCCACAAGAGTGGCACAGGTCAGTTTTGGCCCATTCAATacagaatttataattgtgttgATAAAAGGCCTGTAATCGCGGGTATCTTTAAAGGAACACAGAAACCATCGgatacttttcaattttttgaacaGTTTGTTCAAGAAATTATCGACATACACGAAGAAGGCGGTGTTCATATAAGAAATCGACGATTGCCATTAAAAATTCGATGTTTTATTGCCGATGCACCAGCGAGGGCATTTGCTTTAAATCATTATGGACACATATCATCAAGCGCATGTTCAAAATGTAAAGTGGAAGGTCATCGTTGCGAAGAAACGGTATTTTTTCGAGGAACGATGGTTTTTCCGGGGATTCGTCATCCGCCAAGAACGGATGAACAGTATCGGAATATGGTAGATGAAGATCACCATAAAGGTGCAAGTCCCTTAAGTCCCCTAATGGGACTGGTGACGCAAGTTCCATTTGAAACTATGCACCTCCTATATATcggaaatgtaaaaaaaattttacacacacatctGAAAGGAAAGTATGGAAAACAGAAATTGAATATAAGAAAAGTAGAAATTCTTGATTCAAGAATGGCAGATCTTCAAGCATACTGTCCTTCGGAATTCAACCGCCGCCCAAATAAATTCTCCATGTTTAGTCATTTCAAAGCCACTGAGTTCAGACAATTGTTACTGTATACTGCTCCGGCTGTGCtgcaaaatgttttaagtGAAGAATACTATGAACATTTCATGCTACTACATTTTGTGATGCGCCTTCTTAGCTTGCAAAATATTCCCGATTCAACGTATGTTTGGTGTCAAGAAGCTTTGGAAAGTTATGTCTGCTTATGCGAGGAACTGTACGGAGAACAGTTTCTCTCATATAACGTACACGGTCTTTTACATGTAGTCGACGATGTTGCAAGATTGGGACCTTTGGAAACATATAGTGCCTTCTGCTACGAGAATAATATGCCTGAATTCCGAAAATACATACGAAAACCGCACCTCGCTCttcaacaattttacaataggATTTGCGAATTAAATGATGTTCTTCTGGCTCCCGCTGATAATAAAATCCAAATTTGTGCATCTAAAATTCACGCAGATGGACCTCTATTGCAAAATATGCCTACCCGTCTTTGTCGACAATTTCGGAAATTGAAAATTGGGAACATTACATTTTCCACTTCCCTTCGTGACAATTGCTGTATTCTGAATAATGCAAACATCTGCGTTATACAAAACATAGTCCAAATAGAGGGAAGAACTACGttcatcgtcaaaaaatttcgAACACAGATTCACATATATGATGTTGGTAGGACATCTGATTTGGCAAGAGTTTTCCAGTGTTCTAATTTATCCATTGCAATCGAGGCAATAAACTTGACG